In Dioscorea cayenensis subsp. rotundata cultivar TDr96_F1 chromosome 9, TDr96_F1_v2_PseudoChromosome.rev07_lg8_w22 25.fasta, whole genome shotgun sequence, a genomic segment contains:
- the LOC120268906 gene encoding homeodomain-interacting protein kinase 2-like, which translates to MAESPRLREVLDFLNARGFSLAAAALKDDVIALGTDLDVSRPPPVRITPENRAASSTSSSGDAFVSMGSSPSEFLNPCALWSPVRAGSEDSSGRYSEFQTARDYHSVNPFSDTHWYDDPFEYHLIDSQFLTTNSAGWHGEDKFVMSIEAEEKFRKENDVSVHDKNGHDKDVKCEGCTEVYSYSFPICDCCSGLKKAHDFERTGNPDSTVYERYLIMDDETERLEECGVTEYQLKRVDGPPETVHLVENSVHDPKLEGEKKSLEPGNDPTSYRKDIISSKYVVEGCFTSTHHEVLQSKGVDIQNVKGKPRQPVRNDAFDIIDYGTMNGEMKDSESVEVGDKDHGVIDELPAYNSLEEEYEIFDLRIVHRKNRTGFEENKDLPIVLNSVIGGRYYVTEYLGSAAFSKVVQAHDLQMGVDVCLKIIKNDKDFFDQSLDEIKLLKYVNKNDPADERHLLRLYDYFYHQEHLFIVCELLRANLYEFQKYNQDSGEDVYFTLPRIQAIARQCLEALEYLHQLGIIHCDLKPENILIKSYSRCEIKVIDLGSSCFLTDNLCLYVQSRSYRAPEVILGLSYDQRIDLWSLGCILAELYSGDVLFPNDSVVMMLARMIGIVGPIDMEMLKMGLETHKYFTDDYDLYYTNEETDQIEYLIPEKSTLARELQVSDKMFLDFLEHLLQINPQRRPTAKQALQHPWLSFSYH; encoded by the exons ATGGCGGAATCCCCGCGGCTGCGGGAAGTGCTCGACTTCCTCAACGCCCGAGGCTTCTCCCTCGCCGCTGCAGCACTGAAAGACGACGTGATCGCACTCGGAACCGACCTTGATGTGTCCCGCCCTCCTCCGGTGCGAATCACGCCGGAGAATCGCGCTGCTAGCTCCACCTCCAGCTCCGGTGATGCGTTTGTTAGCATGGGTTCTTCTCCTTCGG agTTTTTGAATCCATGTGCACTCTGGTCTCCAGTTCGAGCTGGATCTGAGGATTCATCGGGTAGGTATTCAGAATTTCAAACTGCTCGTGATTATCATAGTGTGAACCCCTTTAGTGATACTCATTGGTATGATGATCCATTTGAGTATCACCTTATTGATTCACAATTCTTGACCACAAACTCTGCTGGATGGCATGGTGAGGATAAGTTTGTGATGTCTATTGAGGCCGAGGAGAAGTTCAGGAAGGAGAACGATGTTTCTGTGCATGATAAGAATGGTCATGATAAGGATGTGAAGTGTGAGGGTTGCACTGAAGTTTATAGCTACTCATTCCCAATTTGTGATTGCTGTAGTGGACTGAAGAAAGCACATGATTTTGAGAGAACTGGAAACCCAGATTCAACTGTGTATGAGCGCTACTTGATAATGGATGATGAGACTGAAAGATTAGAGGAATGTGGGGTTACTGAGTATCAGTTAAAGCGAGTAGATGGTCCCCCTGAAACTGTTCACCTGGTTGAGAATTCAGTTCATGATCCAAAACTGGAAGGAGAGAAGAAAAGTTTAGAACCAG GTAATGACCCTACATCTTACAGGAAGGATATCATAAGCTCAAAGTATGTTGTAGAAGGATGTTTTACCAGTACACATCATGAGGTTTTGCAAAGCAAAGGCGTCGATATCCAAAATGTAAAGGGGAAACCTCGCCAACCTGTTAGAAATGATGCCTTTGATATAATTGACTATGGAACAATGAACGGAGAAATGAAAGATTCTGAATCTGTTGAGGTTGGTGATAAGGATCATGGTGTCATCGATGAGCTTCCCGCTTACAACTCTCTTGAGGAAGAATATGAAATCTTTGACCTGAGAATCGTGCATCGCAAAAACAG AACTGGCTTTGAGGAAAATAAAGATCTGCCAATCGTGCTAAATTCTGTTATAGGAGGGAGGTATTATGTCACTGAATATCTTGGTTCAGCTGCATTCAGCAAGGTTGTTCAGGCACATGACCTTCAGATGGGTGTAGATGTGTgccttaaaataataaaaaatgataaggaTTTCTTTGACCAGAGTTTGGATGAGATCAAGCTTCTCAAGTATGTGAATAAGAATGATCCTGCAGATGAGCGTCACTTGTTGCGTTTGTATGACTATTTCTATCACCAG GAACATCTCTTTATTGTTTGTGAGTTATTACGAGCCAACCTTTATGAGTTTCAGAAATATAACCAGGATTCTGGTGAGGATGTATATTTCACATTGCCGAGAATACAG GCTATAGCACGCCAGTGTTTGGAGGCCCTGGAATATTTGCATCAATTGGGAATAATCCATTGTGACTTGAAACCTGAGAACATCCTTATAAAGAGCTACAGTCGATGTGAAATTAAGGTCATTGATCTGGGAAGCAGTTGCTTTCTGACAGACAACTTATGCTTGTATGTACAATCACGTTCTTATCGGGCTCCTGAAGTCATTCTTGGTCTTTCCTATGACCAAAGGATTGATCTTTGGTCTCTTGGTTGTATACTAGCCGAACTTTACTCTGGCGAC GTTCTTTTCCCAAATGATTCAGTGGTGATGATGCTTGCCCGCATGATTGGGATAGTTGGCCCAATTGACATGGAGATGCTTAAGATGGGATTGGAAACACACAAATACTTCACAGATGACTATGATCTCTACTATACAAATGAG GAAACCGACCAGATTGAATATTTGATACCTGAAAAATCAACTTTGGCTCGAGAACTGCAAGTATCAGACAAGATGTTTCTCGATTTTCTCGAACACCTCCTTCAGATAAACCCACAGAGAAGACCAACAGCAAAACAAGCACTACAACATCCATGGCTTTCCTTCTCATATCACTGA
- the LOC120269443 gene encoding probable ubiquitin-conjugating enzyme E2 C, with protein sequence MEVRNADNGSAPPATASKQPKPPPNHVDSASVSQRLQKELMHLMMSGDFGVSAFPEAENIFSWIGTIEGGKGTCYEGLSYKLSLRFPLDYPFKPPQVKFETPCFHPNVDQYGNICLDILQDMWSSAYDCRTVLLSIQSLLGEPNTESPLNTYAATLWSNQEDYKKMVHKHYVDGGETLES encoded by the exons ATGGAAGTCCGAAACGCGGATAACGGCTCGGCGCCGCCGGCGACGGCGTCGAAGCAACCGAAGCCGCCGCCCAACCACGTAGACTCCGCCTCCGTCTCGCAGAG GCTCCAGAAGGAATTGATGCATCTGATG ATGAGTGGAGATTTTGGAGTATCTGCATTTCCTGAAGCTGAAAATATCTTCTCCTGGATTGGTACCATCGAAGGAGGAAAAGGAACTTGTTATGAAGGTTTATCTTATAAGCTTTCACTTCGCTTCCCATTGGACTATCCCTTCAAACCTCCCCAGGTTAAGTTTGAGACACCATGCTTCCATCCAAATGTAGATCAATATGGAAACATTTGTCTAGACATCCTACAG gATATGTGGTCCTCAGCCTATGATTGCAGAACAGTTCTCTTGTCCATCCAGAGCTTATTAGGAG AACCTAATACCGAGAGTCCATTGAACACATATGCTGCAACTTTATGGAGCAACCAAGAAG ATTACAAGAAAATGGTTCACAAACATTATGTTGATGGTGGTGAAACACTCGAAAGCTGA
- the LOC120269224 gene encoding protein transport protein Sec61 subunit beta-like: MARGSSQSQTTSSAGGAARPGTVGPRGTPAATAGMRRRRPGGGGGGSSGFTGGGGGSNMLRFYTDDAPGLKMSPTVVLVMSLCFIGFVTALHVSGKLYRYRAGGTS; this comes from the coding sequence ATGGCGCGTGGGAGCTCGCAGTCGCAGACGACCTCCTCAGCCGGCGGCGCGGCGAGGCCGGGAACGGTGGGGCCTCGTGGCACGCCGGCGGCGACGGCGGGTATGAGGCGTCGAAGGCCTGGCGGTGGGGGCGGAGGATCGAGTGGCTTCACCGGCGGCGGGGGCGGGAGCAACATGCTCCGCTTCTACACCGACGACGCTCCGGGCCTCAAGATGTCTCCCACCGTGGTGCTCGTCATGAGCCTCTGCTTCATCGGCTTCGTCACTGCCCTCCACGTCTCCGGCAAGCTCTACCGCTACCGCGCCGGCGGCACCTCCTGA
- the LOC120268403 gene encoding uncharacterized protein LOC120268403: MLALRSSPLGIPRVSSSTLRSKMSSSCAIDSKPRIVKLKPIDATPESFAEFGQVVLSSYDGKGFGPDDAQLELHRGTPRFYIMNLKDRALKFSKITHHAGVTQCLGSIGGEEWYLGVSKPTIIDEGEIKTDNGGRVVLSSCGHYYTPPHPDDVYVFRIVGPKFLKLNVGTWHAGPLFKLKTMDFYNLELSNTNVVDHTTHNFNKDGVAFVVEE, encoded by the exons ATGCTCGCACTGAGAAGCTCTCCGCTTGGAATCCCCCGCGTCTCGTCTTCAACCCTAAGATCGAAG ATGAGTTCTTCTTGTGCTATTGATTCTAAGCCGAGAATTGTTAAGCTTAAACCCATCGACGCCACGCCGGAGAGCTTCGCAGAGTTTGGTCAGGTGGTGTTGTCCTCCTATGATGGCAAAGGGTTTGGCCCTGATGATGCTCAGTTGGAGCTCCACCGTGGTACCCCAAG GTTTTATATCATGAATTTGAAAGATCGAGCTCTTAAATTTTCTAAGATTACTCATCATGCTGGTGTGACCCAATGCTTGGGCTCTATTGGTGGTGAAGAATGGTATCTTGGGGTCTCTAAGCCCACTATTATTGATGAGGGTGAAATAAAGACTGATAATGGTGGGAGAGTAGTTCTCTCATCCTGTGGGCATTATTACACACCTCCTCATCCAGATGATGTGTATGTTTTTCGAATAGTTGGTCCAAAATTTCTCAAGCTAAATGTAGGGACATGGCATGCTGGTCCTTTGTTCAAGCTGAAGACGATGGATTTTTACAATCTGGAGTTGAGCAACACCAAT GTGGTGGATCACACAACACACAACTTCAATAAAGATGGAGTGGCATTTGTAGTGGAGGAATAA
- the LOC120269068 gene encoding uncharacterized protein At4g08330, chloroplastic-like: FLLRNTTNIGSKYGKTIKKGVIPFSSIDESRFSVKDELRCFPFFTAKNSRGILRRRTKLLCRKCGAIIGIAYNIASSQVTSDITLSSSSSNEVRKKYSIRISALQPSSSDESGCLI; encoded by the exons tttttactccgAAACACCACCAACATTGGTTCTAAGTAtggaaaaacaatcaaaaaggGAGTTATACCCTTCTCCTCCATTGATGAGAGTAGGTTCTCAGTGAAGGATGAGCTGAGGTGTTTTCCATTTTTCACAGCAAAGAACTCTCGAGGAATTCTCCGGCGGAGGACAAAACTGCTCTGTCGAAAGTGCGGGGCAATAATCGGTATTGCTTATAATATTGCTTCATCTCAAGTGACTTCTGATATCACCTTAAGCTCTAGTTCTTCGAATGAAGTTCGAAAAAAGTATAGTATCAGGATCAGTGCCTTGCAGCCTTCTTCCTCTGATGAATCAG Gttgtttaatttga